A genomic segment from bacterium encodes:
- a CDS encoding glycosyltransferase: MKQPRTHSQQSVQPTFAIGRSVKKLLLITNRLPVSAEDPASPFVLDFIKALKEAGVETSVYTSHIGEVSSDLGFPVHRFDWSETRCTLSELPLMNWSSWQKIKRHFVSGKESLLKHLETNSYDHILALWALPSGWFAQQAFQKTGIPYSVWCLGSDINVWAKRPIAGRMVRDALADATALFADGDELSEKVKRIADRECQFLPSLRQFNYRMLPMPREKFFLYLGRIEKSKGVFDLVRAFALLKQDIWDYRLLYIGEGSATAKLKKEIERLKVRGKVHLLGRAPVEEVINYLQRTRALVIPTHSDSIPLVFGEALQTATPMVVTNVGDLGTLVRDNKLGFVVQKKSIAALNDALVRSMMSDIDITQSAQRLLDRFSPQVAVKTFLEAVNAPVE; this comes from the coding sequence TTGAAACAACCGCGAACTCACAGCCAACAGTCAGTTCAACCGACATTCGCGATCGGGCGGAGCGTCAAAAAGCTTCTGCTGATCACGAATCGGTTGCCCGTATCGGCTGAAGATCCAGCATCGCCATTTGTCCTTGATTTCATCAAGGCGCTGAAGGAAGCTGGAGTAGAGACTTCAGTCTATACATCACACATTGGCGAAGTCTCTTCGGACTTGGGATTTCCAGTCCATCGTTTCGATTGGAGCGAGACCCGCTGTACTCTCTCCGAATTGCCTCTGATGAACTGGTCGAGCTGGCAGAAGATCAAACGCCATTTCGTGTCCGGCAAAGAGAGTCTGCTCAAGCACCTCGAGACGAACAGCTATGATCACATTCTGGCGCTGTGGGCTCTCCCATCAGGTTGGTTCGCACAACAGGCATTTCAGAAGACTGGCATTCCTTACTCGGTTTGGTGTCTTGGCTCAGATATCAATGTCTGGGCGAAACGACCGATCGCTGGCCGTATGGTCCGCGACGCTCTTGCTGATGCGACCGCTCTCTTTGCTGACGGCGATGAATTATCCGAAAAGGTCAAACGCATTGCCGATCGCGAATGTCAGTTCTTGCCGAGCCTGCGCCAATTCAACTATCGCATGTTGCCGATGCCCCGCGAAAAGTTTTTTCTCTACTTGGGCCGCATCGAAAAGAGCAAAGGTGTGTTTGACTTAGTCCGGGCGTTCGCTTTGCTAAAGCAGGATATCTGGGATTATCGCCTGCTTTACATCGGCGAGGGTTCTGCAACTGCGAAACTAAAGAAAGAAATCGAGCGACTCAAAGTGCGCGGCAAAGTCCATCTTTTGGGTCGAGCGCCTGTTGAAGAGGTCATAAATTACCTACAGCGGACGCGAGCATTGGTCATCCCGACTCACAGCGATTCCATTCCGTTAGTATTTGGCGAAGCACTCCAAACTGCTACTCCGATGGTCGTGACGAATGTCGGCGACCTCGGCACCTTGGTTCGCGACAACAAACTCGGCTTTGTGGTGCAGAAAAAATCAATTGCGGCATTAAACGACGCGTTAGTGCGTTCAATGATGAGTGACATCGACATCACACAGTCCGCTCAACGATTGCTGGATCGTTTTTCTCCACAGGTAGCTGTCAAGACGTTCTTGGAGGCGGTTAATGCTCCCGTCGAGTAA
- a CDS encoding prepilin-type N-terminal cleavage/methylation domain-containing protein, which produces MKFRQSGFTLIELMIVVVIIGILAAMAIPRFIAVSTKSKQSEAKLLLKQIHNNQQTYFQQNQTYWIPPGGTQANSVTPLAFAEIWVDIQLPARYCYSIVGTPTTFVATAWSSVLDEDPAIDQWTIDNFGVLTVTAGLDDAEN; this is translated from the coding sequence ATGAAATTCAGACAATCAGGTTTTACACTGATCGAATTGATGATTGTAGTGGTAATCATCGGAATTCTTGCAGCGATGGCAATTCCGCGATTTATCGCCGTCAGTACGAAAAGTAAGCAGTCCGAAGCTAAACTACTGCTGAAGCAAATTCACAATAATCAACAGACTTACTTTCAACAGAATCAAACTTATTGGATTCCCCCGGGTGGTACGCAGGCTAACTCTGTCACTCCGTTGGCATTTGCCGAAATCTGGGTAGACATCCAGCTTCCGGCTCGCTACTGCTATTCGATCGTTGGTACCCCAACGACTTTTGTGGCAACAGCTTGGAGCAGCGTCCTTGACGAAGACCCAGCAATCGATCAATGGACCATTGACAACTTCGGCGTGCTGACTGTAACCGCTGGATTAGACGACGCTGAAAATTAG
- a CDS encoding methyltransferase domain-containing protein: MKSEITRQNEVFGTFSERFPILYDKSGRTQKALKIVAVIQDFWKADVSQLRVLDVGGSAGVMTEVFAASFREVVELDIDHVAVEKGKAQCQSPNVEWICGDGADLPFADESFDCVICNHVYEHMDNQVGLAREIHRVLKPNGFCYFSAGSRFVFIEGHYKLPFLSWLPNRLSNLYMKVFGKTGGYDVTLLSYPKLKKLLKNFRMHDYTIPILKHPEKFAADDLKASNGLAFRIPIFVYKATYPLLPIWIWILTKK, from the coding sequence ATGAAGAGTGAAATTACTCGTCAAAACGAAGTCTTCGGCACCTTCTCGGAACGCTTTCCGATTCTTTATGACAAGTCGGGCCGCACCCAGAAAGCGCTGAAGATCGTTGCCGTTATTCAAGACTTCTGGAAAGCGGATGTTTCACAATTGCGCGTTCTCGATGTTGGCGGGTCTGCAGGAGTCATGACTGAGGTTTTCGCCGCAAGCTTCCGCGAAGTTGTCGAACTCGATATCGACCACGTTGCTGTTGAGAAGGGCAAGGCACAATGCCAGAGTCCGAATGTCGAATGGATTTGCGGCGATGGTGCCGATCTGCCATTTGCAGATGAATCATTTGATTGCGTTATCTGCAACCACGTCTATGAACACATGGACAATCAGGTCGGGCTGGCACGCGAAATCCACCGGGTTTTGAAGCCCAATGGATTCTGCTACTTCAGCGCCGGCTCCAGGTTCGTCTTTATAGAGGGCCACTACAAGCTACCGTTCTTGTCCTGGTTGCCGAACCGCTTATCAAACTTGTATATGAAAGTATTCGGAAAAACGGGCGGCTACGACGTAACCCTGCTTTCTTATCCCAAACTTAAGAAACTGCTTAAGAATTTCCGGATGCACGACTATACGATTCCAATTCTCAAACATCCCGAAAAATTCGCTGCTGACGATCTAAAAGCATCGAATGGTCTGGCTTTCCGAATCCCGATTTTCGTTTATAAAGCGACATATCCTCTTCTGCCAATATGGATTTGGATTCTGACGAAGAAATAG
- a CDS encoding HEAT repeat domain-containing protein: MKYLILCIVFMSLASSATAQDSRSEVNRLFRQASSGEIRYQSVVKPSKDSLIAMADSASKYLVEKLTTTDAREKVTLVEIFRGIGKSATRYLVGALVTENKDQLRTTSRCLAEVKDTAAISHLLPATKHQDFTVRAEAVTAIGKSGGGAPTANMLEPLIADSIDIVRKCVMYGLGLNKSPSSIPVLITSLNDESFVVRLTAYDALVSIDSIAHTQIVAAMTNSKDQREHVLLLRLAGQLGIDQAKGMIQESLLDSASTVRGWAVWSLVRVGDKTAKSRIEKLSKFEQDVFVLSQIGEALSYLSTSKSDE, encoded by the coding sequence GTGAAGTATCTGATTCTCTGTATCGTCTTTATGTCGCTGGCGTCAAGCGCCACGGCGCAAGACTCAAGATCCGAAGTAAATCGCCTTTTCCGCCAAGCCTCTTCCGGCGAAATCCGATATCAGAGCGTGGTCAAACCTTCGAAGGACTCGCTCATTGCAATGGCAGACTCAGCTTCGAAATATCTAGTCGAAAAATTGACTACCACCGACGCTCGCGAGAAAGTCACGCTGGTGGAAATATTCCGCGGAATCGGTAAGAGCGCAACTCGTTACCTTGTAGGCGCACTTGTGACTGAAAACAAGGACCAGTTGCGCACTACTTCTAGATGCTTAGCAGAGGTCAAAGACACTGCAGCAATATCACACCTGCTGCCTGCGACCAAACACCAGGACTTCACTGTGAGAGCAGAGGCTGTAACCGCGATCGGCAAGTCGGGTGGTGGGGCGCCAACTGCCAACATGCTCGAGCCGCTAATTGCAGACTCAATCGACATTGTCCGCAAGTGTGTTATGTATGGACTCGGGCTAAACAAATCGCCCTCTTCGATTCCAGTTCTGATAACATCCCTGAATGACGAATCATTTGTGGTAAGATTAACTGCTTATGACGCATTGGTCTCAATTGACTCGATTGCGCACACGCAGATTGTCGCTGCAATGACCAACAGCAAAGATCAGCGGGAGCACGTATTACTTTTGCGGCTTGCCGGACAACTTGGAATCGATCAGGCCAAGGGCATGATTCAAGAATCTCTCCTTGACTCTGCGTCAACAGTGCGAGGATGGGCAGTCTGGAGTCTCGTGAGAGTAGGGGACAAGACAGCAAAGTCGAGAATCGAGAAGCTCTCGAAATTCGAACAGGACGTTTTTGTGCTTTCGCAAATCGGTGAAGCGCTAAGCTACCTTTCTACTTCAAAATCTGATGAGTAA
- a CDS encoding DUF169 domain-containing protein, whose protein sequence is MTDILKQLNDSIQKHIRPQTYPLAIRMVKPGEDLPERVKRPLRDLGIKSAICQGIGLARKYGWAMALGHEDISCPLAKSAFGFEPLVEHFTSGCCCEGMYTETADAGARTESELPKFSFRQYEYFLTAPIERTTFEPDVFLVYGNSAQVMRLLAGSLWKPGGYLTSRFSSRLDCADICIETMHTQKPQVILPCYGDRLFGQTQDDEMAFAFPAAHASDLIAGLEGTHKGGIRYPIPTYMRFTAEFPEKYQELEKYWKEE, encoded by the coding sequence ATGACTGACATTTTGAAACAGTTGAATGATTCCATTCAGAAACATATTCGACCGCAGACCTATCCCCTGGCAATTCGAATGGTCAAACCGGGTGAAGATTTGCCGGAACGGGTGAAGCGACCTCTGCGGGACTTGGGTATCAAGTCCGCGATTTGTCAGGGAATCGGATTGGCGCGTAAGTACGGTTGGGCGATGGCGCTTGGACATGAAGACATATCGTGTCCATTGGCAAAGTCCGCTTTTGGGTTTGAGCCATTGGTCGAGCATTTTACCAGTGGTTGCTGCTGTGAAGGTATGTACACTGAAACTGCGGATGCCGGCGCGAGAACGGAAAGTGAATTGCCGAAATTTTCATTTAGGCAGTACGAGTATTTCTTAACTGCTCCGATTGAGAGGACAACTTTTGAACCGGACGTGTTTCTCGTTTATGGGAACTCAGCCCAAGTGATGCGGCTTCTTGCAGGCTCATTGTGGAAACCGGGTGGATACCTGACCTCGCGATTCTCGTCACGCCTTGATTGCGCGGACATATGCATTGAGACAATGCATACTCAGAAGCCGCAGGTTATACTTCCCTGCTACGGAGATCGACTTTTCGGACAGACTCAAGATGATGAAATGGCTTTTGCCTTCCCTGCGGCCCATGCGTCTGATTTGATAGCTGGTCTTGAAGGGACGCACAAGGGCGGGATTCGCTATCCGATCCCAACTTATATGCGATTCACCGCTGAGTTTCCAGAGAAGTATCAAGAACTGGAAAAGTATTGGAAGGAAGAATAA
- a CDS encoding type II secretion system protein: MLTKMNRNQRGFTLIELMIVVVIIGILAALAIPRFMRATTKSKQSEAKQILKQIYTMQQTYRQQNDEYWDPAGAVAGSATGNAFAELGVEIAPTARYSYSIGGLTATTFLATATVANPGLDDDATADTWTINQDGTLLCTVDDSVL, encoded by the coding sequence ATGCTCACAAAGATGAACAGAAACCAAAGAGGTTTCACACTTATCGAACTTATGATCGTGGTCGTGATTATCGGTATCTTGGCTGCATTGGCCATTCCGAGATTCATGCGCGCGACAACCAAGTCGAAGCAGTCTGAAGCTAAGCAGATCCTCAAGCAGATCTACACGATGCAGCAGACCTATCGTCAGCAGAATGACGAATATTGGGATCCGGCTGGCGCCGTCGCTGGTAGCGCCACTGGTAACGCCTTCGCCGAGCTTGGCGTTGAAATCGCCCCGACTGCCCGTTATTCATACTCGATCGGCGGTCTTACGGCTACCACGTTCCTTGCAACCGCGACTGTCGCGAACCCGGGCTTGGATGATGACGCCACCGCAGACACCTGGACTATCAATCAGGATGGTACACTGCTCTGCACGGTGGACGACTCAGTCCTTTAA
- a CDS encoding sigma-54-dependent Fis family transcriptional regulator produces the protein MTKNPKILVVDDEESMCNFMEIMLRKEGYSVSTAQSAKAAVGMIEAENPDLVISDIMMPDMSGIDLLVETKKRHESMHFVVMTAFASVDSAVDALKRGADDYITKPFKVDEIKHVIKNLLENDELRSENQKLKDELAGRFTLEKFIGNSDVVVQLKELVKQIAASDSTVLILGESGTGKDLIARAIHSHSRRCDQPFVAINCGAIPELLLESELFGHKKGSFTGAFRDKDGLFQAADKGILFLDEIGNLTVALQVKLLRVLESQEYTPVGSTVPVKSDVRLVAATNANLEQDVKAGRFRADLYYRLNVLPINLPSLTQRRDDIILLANHFLAKLAFKHNCVAKTLSENAESLIIAAEWPGNVRELENTITRAFLLSKGNVIKPEDFPDKLRPAEPAEISPMPDTGNPTLESIEKAYIFWVLSQTNWQKTKAAKLLGIDASTLYRKIERYGLKKED, from the coding sequence ATGACAAAAAATCCCAAAATTCTCGTTGTCGACGATGAAGAGTCGATGTGCAATTTCATGGAAATTATGCTTCGCAAAGAGGGGTATAGTGTCTCAACTGCACAATCTGCCAAAGCAGCGGTGGGGATGATCGAGGCAGAGAATCCCGATTTAGTCATATCCGACATCATGATGCCCGACATGTCCGGAATCGATCTGTTGGTTGAAACCAAGAAGCGACATGAGAGTATGCACTTTGTCGTCATGACCGCTTTTGCGTCAGTGGATTCCGCTGTCGATGCCCTAAAACGCGGTGCCGATGATTACATCACCAAACCCTTTAAAGTCGACGAGATTAAACACGTCATAAAGAACCTTCTGGAAAACGATGAGCTACGCTCAGAAAATCAGAAGCTAAAGGACGAATTGGCAGGGCGCTTTACGCTCGAGAAGTTCATTGGCAATTCTGATGTTGTTGTCCAGCTAAAGGAACTCGTCAAGCAGATCGCTGCTTCGGATTCAACCGTGTTGATTCTTGGGGAGAGTGGAACCGGCAAGGATCTAATCGCTCGCGCAATACACTCACACTCGCGCCGATGCGACCAGCCATTCGTAGCGATTAACTGCGGCGCCATACCTGAACTGCTCCTCGAATCCGAATTGTTCGGCCACAAAAAAGGCTCATTCACGGGCGCGTTCCGCGATAAGGACGGTCTCTTTCAGGCAGCCGACAAAGGCATCCTCTTCCTTGACGAAATTGGTAATCTTACGGTAGCACTGCAGGTGAAGTTGTTGCGTGTCCTCGAGTCTCAGGAATACACACCGGTCGGTTCAACGGTGCCAGTGAAGTCGGACGTCCGGCTTGTCGCAGCGACCAACGCCAACTTGGAACAGGATGTTAAGGCTGGCAGGTTCAGAGCAGATCTGTATTATCGATTGAACGTACTTCCGATAAACTTGCCGTCACTTACTCAACGCCGGGACGATATAATTCTCTTGGCAAATCACTTTCTCGCGAAGTTGGCGTTCAAGCACAATTGCGTTGCCAAGACACTTTCCGAAAACGCCGAATCTCTAATTATTGCGGCTGAATGGCCCGGTAACGTTCGTGAACTCGAGAACACGATCACACGCGCCTTCTTATTGTCCAAAGGCAACGTCATAAAGCCCGAAGATTTCCCTGACAAATTGCGTCCTGCGGAGCCGGCGGAAATTTCGCCGATGCCTGACACGGGCAACCCTACGCTCGAATCAATTGAAAAGGCATATATCTTCTGGGTGTTGAGTCAGACAAATTGGCAGAAAACCAAAGCGGCCAAACTACTTGGCATCGATGCGTCAACGCTATACCGAAAGATAGAGCGTTACGGACTCAAGAAAGAGGATTAG
- a CDS encoding GAF domain-containing protein: MSPEELSYLIPEDVLARLREVASAPNAKERLPFEVVHILKNNYPYYDWVGIYNLEEDDTLVLGPFLGKPSPHTRIKTDSGICGAAVREEQTIIIDDVNADPRYLACSLETKSEIVVPIFKNGVVVGEIDIDSHKHAAFTEVDRKLLEEIAVILSQVY, encoded by the coding sequence ATGAGTCCAGAAGAACTGAGCTACCTAATACCGGAAGATGTCCTCGCCCGACTCCGTGAAGTAGCTTCTGCTCCAAATGCCAAGGAGCGTTTACCATTCGAAGTCGTGCATATCTTGAAGAACAACTACCCCTACTATGATTGGGTGGGCATCTATAATCTGGAAGAGGATGACACCCTTGTGCTCGGTCCGTTTCTTGGCAAACCTTCGCCGCATACACGAATTAAGACCGACTCAGGGATTTGCGGTGCGGCGGTGCGCGAAGAGCAGACCATCATCATCGACGATGTCAATGCCGATCCGCGCTACCTTGCGTGCTCCCTTGAAACGAAATCCGAGATCGTAGTACCGATCTTCAAGAATGGTGTGGTTGTAGGGGAGATTGACATTGACTCGCACAAGCACGCAGCATTCACCGAAGTAGACCGGAAGCTGTTGGAGGAGATCGCGGTAATTCTTTCGCAAGTCTACTGA
- a CDS encoding glycosyltransferase family 2 protein, with protein MSHKFDVSIVIPMHNESANLPTTIDLIQAELLQAGQTFQIVAVDDGSTDDTAHKLHLLAATHDWLKVISYQPNQGRGYAIRSGIEAADGEIICTTDADLSYSPDHLTRMIALLNKYDKLDCVVGSPYTAGGTTEDVPPLRLFISRLGNKVISRAMGGNIKTSTGVLRAYRKNCIKSLELFSSGKELHLEIISKLLAAGYTIMEMPATLRSRKQGKSKFRFRAIAASHLIFSLHEKPILLFGLIGLALIGLGIVGGGYVVYLWQSGTLNPNRPLMTLIVLFILTGIQILMFGFLGSGLVKLRKEIFVVQRENKMLEMKLDQWKESLETTANSQPTVSSTDIRDRAERQKASADHESVARIG; from the coding sequence ATGAGTCATAAATTTGATGTCTCTATCGTTATCCCAATGCATAATGAATCTGCTAATCTGCCCACGACGATTGATCTAATACAAGCGGAGCTTCTTCAAGCAGGTCAGACATTCCAGATTGTCGCTGTCGATGACGGATCAACTGACGACACAGCCCACAAGCTCCATCTATTGGCAGCAACGCACGACTGGTTAAAGGTCATCAGTTATCAACCGAATCAGGGCAGGGGATATGCCATTCGGTCCGGTATCGAAGCCGCCGATGGCGAAATCATTTGCACGACCGACGCCGATCTCTCCTACTCGCCAGACCATCTGACGCGAATGATCGCGCTCTTGAACAAATACGACAAGCTGGACTGCGTCGTAGGTTCTCCCTACACAGCGGGCGGAACCACAGAAGATGTCCCGCCTTTGCGATTGTTTATCTCGCGTCTTGGCAACAAAGTGATCAGTCGTGCGATGGGCGGCAATATCAAGACGTCTACCGGAGTCTTGCGCGCCTATCGCAAGAATTGCATCAAGTCGCTGGAGTTGTTCTCATCGGGCAAAGAACTGCATCTCGAAATCATTTCCAAATTGCTGGCAGCGGGGTACACAATCATGGAAATGCCCGCTACACTGAGATCACGCAAGCAGGGCAAATCCAAATTCCGCTTCCGCGCAATCGCAGCATCACACTTGATATTCTCTTTGCACGAGAAACCGATTTTGCTATTTGGACTCATTGGCCTGGCGTTGATTGGACTAGGTATTGTCGGCGGTGGCTATGTCGTCTATCTTTGGCAGTCCGGAACGCTAAATCCCAATCGACCGCTGATGACACTCATCGTGCTCTTCATACTTACCGGTATACAAATTCTGATGTTTGGATTCCTTGGCAGCGGGCTTGTGAAACTGCGCAAGGAGATATTTGTTGTCCAGCGCGAAAACAAGATGCTGGAGATGAAATTGGATCAATGGAAGGAATCGCTTGAAACAACCGCGAACTCACAGCCAACAGTCAGTTCAACCGACATTCGCGATCGGGCGGAGCGTCAAAAAGCTTCTGCTGATCACGAATCGGTTGCCCGTATCGGCTGA
- a CDS encoding thrombospondin type 3 repeat-containing protein, protein MTAVLSLAGNGAALALPQTSIDSVTSAYRQYMLVTGTEIKVPTVVELSIRGEVFQRYEFAVFDTTTREFIPYLFEQDPLINETIDSIETNSSEGLGSYLIDKDSKTFADFYLPDVGSGEATIKLLSAKPITANGVSLLLDNHVALPKLVDIFVRSEGQESIVLVSQLKVEDPTIYFPSTTANEWHITLTYSQPLRITEVRLLTDSESQDTSRTLRFLAQPGHEYKVYFDPDRYSQPPWAESGDLTLDKGVLEVFSSGTAYNETYVVSDIDEDGVPDAHDNCVYVYNPDQTDEDGNDRGDACDDFDRDGIINSLDNCPNEPNWDQMDSDGDGMGDICDEQENRFTERYKWIPWVGIGIAAIVLISLFVMTAKSLRKGEEQ, encoded by the coding sequence ATGACCGCAGTTCTCAGTCTCGCAGGCAACGGTGCGGCTCTTGCCTTGCCGCAAACATCAATTGACAGCGTTACCAGCGCGTACCGCCAGTACATGCTTGTCACCGGCACCGAGATCAAAGTGCCCACTGTTGTCGAACTTTCTATTCGCGGCGAAGTGTTTCAGCGATACGAATTCGCTGTCTTCGATACCACAACAAGAGAATTCATTCCTTACCTATTCGAGCAAGATCCTCTGATTAATGAGACAATCGATTCGATTGAGACTAATTCGAGCGAAGGGTTGGGCTCTTACTTGATCGACAAGGACAGCAAGACGTTTGCAGATTTCTACTTGCCCGATGTGGGAAGCGGCGAGGCGACAATCAAACTACTGAGTGCAAAGCCGATTACAGCCAATGGCGTGTCGCTTCTCTTGGACAATCACGTCGCGCTTCCAAAATTGGTGGATATCTTTGTGCGAAGTGAAGGTCAGGAATCAATAGTTCTGGTCTCACAACTGAAGGTCGAAGACCCGACGATTTATTTTCCGTCCACGACCGCGAATGAATGGCATATCACTCTTACCTATAGCCAACCGCTTAGAATTACCGAAGTGCGGTTGTTAACAGACAGCGAATCGCAAGACACATCGCGTACGCTCAGATTTCTTGCTCAACCGGGCCACGAATACAAAGTCTACTTCGATCCCGACAGGTACTCGCAGCCACCGTGGGCAGAGTCGGGAGATCTAACATTGGACAAGGGCGTACTGGAAGTGTTCTCCAGCGGGACCGCGTACAATGAGACCTACGTGGTTTCAGACATCGACGAAGACGGTGTTCCGGATGCGCACGACAACTGCGTCTATGTCTACAATCCTGACCAGACTGACGAGGACGGCAATGACCGAGGTGACGCCTGCGACGATTTCGATCGCGATGGCATCATTAATAGTCTTGATAATTGTCCGAACGAACCCAATTGGGATCAGATGGATTCAGATGGGGATGGAATGGGGGATATCTGTGACGAACAAGAGAATCGCTTTACTGAGCGTTACAAGTGGATACCTTGGGTCGGAATTGGTATCGCAGCAATTGTTCTTATCTCGCTATTTGTTATGACAGCGAAGTCACTCCGAAAGGGAGAAGAGCAGTAG
- a CDS encoding DUF2723 domain-containing protein, which produces MAFKRALLWLSLLIPLSAYIFTLAPGVFWEDSAAFQAAAYELGIVHNPSFPSYILLAHVFTLLPFGTAQWLVNLCSAVCAAFSAFLVFQIALCLLRRKDEPSSFFESCIALAAALGFAFVYGVWIQAIRAEVYSFNLLLVLSIIWLTLKYHAEEISESRFAVMAGITVGVGLTNHYLIFGAVVLPVLAALLFFHRTKLLQWKYTARFSLFVFLGLTLYLYLPIREAANPVFNWGDFSSFGASLRSILRFDEALPIDQLTTTTPFVLRLASVVSELFRSIPAIIWALTAIGFLSITIAKRSLA; this is translated from the coding sequence ATGGCATTCAAAAGAGCTCTTCTTTGGCTGTCTTTGCTAATTCCCCTGAGCGCCTATATCTTTACCCTCGCGCCGGGAGTGTTTTGGGAAGACTCCGCTGCATTTCAGGCCGCTGCATACGAACTCGGTATCGTACACAATCCCAGTTTCCCGTCCTACATCTTGCTTGCTCACGTTTTCACACTCCTTCCGTTCGGGACAGCCCAGTGGCTGGTAAATCTCTGTTCAGCCGTTTGTGCCGCATTCTCAGCATTTCTGGTCTTCCAGATAGCGCTGTGCCTTCTCCGCAGGAAGGACGAACCAAGCTCGTTTTTTGAATCGTGTATCGCTTTGGCCGCTGCCCTCGGGTTTGCTTTTGTCTATGGAGTTTGGATTCAGGCAATTCGTGCCGAAGTCTACTCATTCAACCTTCTGCTTGTCCTGTCAATCATCTGGCTCACTCTTAAGTATCACGCCGAGGAGATCTCTGAATCGCGCTTTGCCGTCATGGCGGGCATCACCGTTGGCGTCGGACTAACGAATCACTATCTGATTTTTGGCGCCGTTGTCTTGCCGGTTCTCGCGGCCTTGCTTTTCTTTCATCGAACTAAGCTTCTTCAGTGGAAATACACTGCACGATTCTCGCTCTTCGTGTTCCTGGGATTAACGCTTTATCTCTACCTGCCAATTCGTGAAGCCGCAAACCCGGTTTTCAACTGGGGTGACTTCTCGAGCTTTGGCGCTTCTTTGAGATCAATTCTGCGATTCGATGAAGCACTCCCCATTGATCAGCTAACAACGACGACTCCATTCGTTTTGCGACTGGCGTCAGTGGTATCGGAATTGTTCAGATCTATTCCTGCGATAATCTGGGCGCTAACTGCTATCGGATTCCTGTCGATTACAATCGCGAAAAGATCATTAGCTTGA
- a CDS encoding class I SAM-dependent methyltransferase, which translates to MLPSSKQHYYDRYWQEQDRARVSRRSEWRAEQLFSLVGMRYRSLLDIGAGQGELITYFRAAGYRVAGWDISPEAVSQLRNAGYSGEVVDLEADQFEGHYDVIACCEVLQQIEDPASVLRKASAVLLTGGRVFYSVPNEFHIVRRLGFGTPAESHIQLFSPRKAAELAEVSGYVVERKLYQPLVPPRWGKFWSRVGQALADMFPSLFSLSIMILAKRPNEE; encoded by the coding sequence ATGCTCCCGTCGAGTAAACAACACTACTATGATCGCTACTGGCAAGAACAAGACCGTGCCCGCGTTTCACGCCGTTCTGAATGGCGTGCTGAGCAGCTGTTCTCATTGGTCGGAATGCGTTATCGTTCGCTTCTTGACATCGGCGCCGGTCAGGGTGAACTAATCACCTATTTTCGCGCAGCCGGATATCGTGTTGCTGGGTGGGACATCTCTCCGGAAGCCGTCTCGCAGCTTCGAAACGCCGGCTATTCTGGCGAAGTCGTCGATCTCGAGGCCGACCAATTCGAGGGGCATTACGACGTTATTGCTTGTTGTGAAGTTCTCCAGCAGATAGAGGACCCGGCTTCGGTACTGCGCAAGGCATCCGCAGTTTTGTTAACCGGTGGTCGAGTATTCTACTCCGTTCCCAATGAATTCCACATTGTTCGCCGCCTTGGTTTTGGCACGCCGGCAGAATCGCACATTCAGCTATTTTCGCCGAGAAAGGCCGCTGAACTGGCTGAAGTTTCCGGATATGTTGTCGAAAGAAAGCTGTATCAGCCGCTTGTGCCTCCGCGCTGGGGGAAATTCTGGTCCCGCGTGGGTCAGGCTCTGGCGGATATGTTTCCGTCGTTGTTTTCATTGTCGATCATGATTCTTGCAAAGAGGCCCAATGAAGAGTGA